A portion of the candidate division KSB1 bacterium genome contains these proteins:
- a CDS encoding bifunctional oligoribonuclease/PAP phosphatase NrnA, giving the protein MSSRSWQKVIEFISTRNDFIITSHISPDGDAIGSECALALMLAHKGKRSHIINVSPTPNHYRFLDPEGAIAQYDPSQHLELFRSAGGVFIVDISDWARLREVGKVIREFHLPRVCIDHHTQSDGMADIEVVDSSASCTGELLFDLSRAMGIKPTGRLTEALYTCLVTDTGSFRFANTTPEVHRMAAELVAAGVEVGKVYEEVYESNSPAKVRLMGEVLRSLSFECEGALAWFALTRQALEQSGVMTWELESFPELPRMVAGVEVSLSLTELNNGRTKISLRSKGRIPVIGIAAKFGGGGHTFAAGASVPGSLDTVLEQVLAETRRVVESHLQAKTSCAQRTNGAAS; this is encoded by the coding sequence GTGAGCAGCAGAAGCTGGCAGAAGGTTATCGAGTTCATTTCGACCCGCAACGACTTTATCATCACATCCCACATCAGTCCTGATGGCGATGCCATAGGCTCAGAATGTGCACTCGCCCTCATGCTCGCCCACAAGGGCAAGCGCAGCCACATCATCAATGTCAGTCCTACGCCCAATCACTACCGCTTTCTCGATCCGGAGGGGGCCATCGCCCAATACGACCCCAGTCAGCATCTAGAGTTGTTCCGATCTGCTGGGGGAGTCTTTATCGTGGACATCAGCGACTGGGCCCGCCTGCGCGAGGTGGGAAAAGTCATCAGGGAGTTTCATCTGCCACGGGTGTGCATCGATCACCACACCCAGAGCGACGGCATGGCCGACATCGAGGTGGTGGACTCGAGTGCCTCCTGTACCGGGGAGCTTCTCTTTGACCTGAGCCGGGCGATGGGGATCAAGCCCACGGGTAGGCTGACAGAGGCGCTCTACACCTGCCTGGTGACGGACACCGGCTCATTTCGCTTTGCCAACACCACGCCAGAAGTGCATCGCATGGCTGCTGAGCTGGTAGCCGCAGGCGTGGAGGTGGGCAAGGTCTATGAAGAAGTCTATGAGAGCAACTCGCCGGCAAAGGTGCGGCTTATGGGCGAGGTGCTGCGCTCGCTGAGCTTCGAGTGCGAAGGAGCGCTGGCCTGGTTTGCCCTTACCCGTCAGGCGCTGGAGCAAAGCGGTGTCATGACCTGGGAGCTGGAGAGCTTTCCGGAGCTGCCGCGCATGGTGGCAGGAGTGGAGGTCAGCCTCTCCTTAACCGAACTGAACAACGGGCGAACCAAGATCAGCCTGCGTTCCAAAGGGCGCATCCCCGTGATTGGCATCGCCGCGAAATTCGGCGGGGGAGGGCACACCTTTGCGGCGGGAGCCTCTGTGCCTGGCAGCCTCGATACTGTTCTGGAGCAGGTGCTGGCCGAGACGCGCCGGGTGGTGGAATCTCACCTCCAGGCAAAGACGTCATGCGCACAGCGGACAAACGGGGCCGCCTCGTGA
- a CDS encoding GAF domain-containing protein, producing the protein MSEHESKDRAAALQVLVEAVARGDLVEVGQLARQAVESSLSCEQAVILRYDAERRVFATTPLLNQEGRFARREVLVPEEECSWKEAVASPGAFTISAAEVSSPAERELLGDHAVVAFVFPFYWGSELLGIVHAVATEARGLTPGEQAAAQEVAALVALALERARVNACSAAAEEAAAQWRERYARLFEHVERPVMVVDVAADLIYEANKAMAALVGYEPHELHALRLSALFRPGGMPDWRRALTNAQVPIDCTVQSKSGDPLQVTMEVARLGTPAGERCLLILRPVQAGARPDSRVAQLSELGELLSALAESGEVEDGIDCVFARIGKELGAKCGTLHVVPGQGQTLKMKAFRDCAQEGAPPFAAPAFVEGPYQRVLEAEDVVECPSVAASQEFSFLREVAARAGYGAFLAAPLRLARRAVGVLTYFFPQARSFAVDHKELLAHGARLLALLVTWAERGQRLERAASGAQTALDMVAGLWGLREVEAVVAHVGKHLHRRMDFDLLTVTLFEEGGSQARALCLASQDMAEVVRATYRWEPLADDHLGWLRPQFAEPGAPGQLALADKLGSRVSVLLLAEGLYLGNLSLGALGEDAFSQEDVQLMRMVAPVVARAIAACGAQAATHEEVERVREETVPAGQGAPRPQEEKRPSLPSELAALRRAIEELDPSLRRHLSAHGLGQERSIECWEAVRANLDRLLSAVQEQGTGRTIRPEAEAPRTVSVQKLLNEVTVELDRAGALKEVQLVVLSGPPMEIVARQSPLAQALRQVLAGVVAMVVGAGRPRVEVGYREQLLSKFLYVRYLGPAPDLSATRAGDARWRAANEQVRQAQHLVSLCGGKLLVRPLVSGEVELLVSFPKTAAIGDG; encoded by the coding sequence ATGAGTGAGCACGAGAGCAAAGACAGAGCCGCCGCCTTGCAAGTGCTGGTGGAGGCAGTTGCCAGGGGCGATCTGGTGGAGGTCGGCCAGTTGGCCCGCCAGGCGGTGGAGTCGTCCTTGAGCTGCGAGCAGGCGGTCATCCTCAGGTACGACGCGGAGCGCCGGGTCTTTGCCACGACACCTCTCTTGAACCAAGAGGGCCGCTTTGCACGGCGCGAGGTGCTGGTGCCTGAAGAGGAGTGCTCCTGGAAGGAGGCGGTGGCCTCGCCTGGCGCCTTCACCATCAGCGCCGCTGAGGTGAGCTCTCCTGCCGAAAGGGAACTCTTGGGCGATCACGCGGTGGTCGCCTTTGTGTTTCCGTTCTATTGGGGCTCGGAGCTGCTGGGTATTGTCCACGCAGTGGCCACAGAAGCACGCGGGCTCACCCCTGGCGAGCAGGCGGCAGCGCAGGAGGTGGCGGCGCTTGTGGCACTTGCCTTGGAGCGCGCGCGGGTCAATGCCTGCTCCGCCGCAGCCGAAGAGGCGGCAGCGCAGTGGCGGGAACGATATGCGCGTCTGTTCGAGCATGTGGAGCGGCCGGTCATGGTGGTGGACGTGGCCGCTGATCTCATTTACGAAGCCAACAAGGCCATGGCAGCGCTGGTGGGCTACGAGCCTCATGAGCTCCACGCGCTGCGGCTCTCGGCGCTCTTCCGCCCGGGGGGAATGCCGGATTGGCGCCGCGCCCTCACCAACGCCCAAGTGCCGATCGATTGCACCGTGCAGAGCAAGTCCGGCGATCCTTTGCAGGTGACCATGGAAGTGGCACGACTCGGGACTCCCGCTGGCGAACGCTGTCTGCTCATCCTGCGGCCTGTGCAGGCAGGCGCCCGGCCAGACAGCCGGGTGGCGCAGCTGAGCGAGCTTGGCGAACTACTCAGCGCCTTGGCCGAATCCGGTGAGGTGGAGGACGGCATCGACTGCGTGTTTGCGCGCATAGGCAAGGAATTGGGGGCTAAGTGTGGCACTTTGCACGTGGTGCCTGGTCAGGGCCAAACTCTGAAGATGAAGGCCTTCCGCGACTGTGCTCAGGAGGGCGCACCCCCTTTTGCGGCGCCAGCCTTCGTCGAAGGCCCTTACCAGAGAGTCCTGGAGGCGGAAGACGTAGTCGAATGTCCGTCGGTTGCCGCTTCCCAGGAGTTTTCCTTCTTGCGGGAGGTGGCGGCGCGCGCAGGCTATGGCGCTTTCCTTGCCGCTCCTCTGCGCCTGGCAAGGCGCGCGGTGGGGGTTTTGACCTACTTTTTCCCCCAGGCGCGTTCCTTTGCCGTGGACCATAAGGAGCTGTTGGCCCATGGCGCCCGGTTGCTTGCCCTGCTGGTCACCTGGGCAGAGCGCGGCCAGCGCCTGGAGCGTGCGGCCTCAGGTGCCCAAACGGCCCTGGACATGGTGGCCGGACTATGGGGCCTGCGCGAGGTGGAGGCTGTTGTGGCACACGTGGGCAAGCACCTGCACCGGAGAATGGACTTTGATCTCCTGACGGTCACCCTTTTCGAGGAAGGCGGCAGCCAGGCGCGTGCCCTCTGCTTGGCTTCCCAGGACATGGCCGAGGTGGTCAGGGCAACATACCGCTGGGAGCCGCTTGCTGATGACCACTTGGGATGGCTGAGGCCACAGTTCGCTGAGCCGGGCGCGCCGGGCCAACTCGCCCTGGCCGACAAGTTGGGCTCCCGGGTGAGCGTGCTCCTCCTTGCAGAGGGCCTGTACCTGGGGAATCTCTCCTTAGGGGCTCTGGGTGAGGACGCCTTTAGCCAGGAGGATGTCCAGCTCATGCGCATGGTAGCGCCGGTGGTGGCAAGGGCGATCGCTGCCTGCGGCGCGCAAGCGGCTACTCACGAGGAAGTCGAGCGTGTGAGGGAGGAGACCGTCCCCGCAGGGCAGGGAGCCCCGCGCCCGCAAGAAGAGAAGAGGCCGAGCCTCCCCAGCGAGCTCGCCGCATTGCGGCGTGCCATTGAGGAACTGGATCCCTCCTTACGACGACACCTCAGCGCGCACGGCCTTGGGCAGGAGAGGAGCATCGAGTGCTGGGAAGCTGTGCGAGCCAATCTCGATCGCCTGCTGTCGGCAGTCCAGGAGCAAGGCACTGGACGAACCATCAGGCCGGAGGCTGAAGCTCCCCGCACCGTGTCGGTGCAAAAGCTGCTCAACGAGGTCACGGTGGAGCTCGACAGGGCCGGCGCATTGAAAGAGGTGCAGTTGGTGGTGCTATCCGGGCCACCCATGGAGATTGTTGCACGGCAGAGTCCGCTGGCCCAGGCCTTGCGCCAGGTCCTTGCGGGGGTCGTGGCGATGGTCGTCGGAGCGGGGCGACCGCGAGTGGAGGTCGGCTATCGGGAGCAGTTGCTCAGCAAGTTCCTCTACGTGCGCTATCTGGGGCCGGCGCCGGATCTTTCTGCCACACGGGCTGGGGACGCGCGATGGCGCGCGGCCAATGAGCAAGTGCGGCAGGCTCAGCACCTGGTTTCCCTGTGCGGCGGCAAGCTGCTGGTACGGCCCCTGGTGAGCGGCGAAGTAGAGCTTCTGGTCAGTTTCCCCAAAACCGCTGCCATAGGGGACGGATAG
- a CDS encoding PAS domain S-box protein, whose translation MKKETATRILIVEDDEAQARLMRLAIERGDLGCSIELAANGGEALDMVRRGRYAAVVLDYNLPVMDGLALMQALEREKIVVPVIMTTGEGSEEVAVEAMKRGAYDYLIKRPGYLEVLPRVVAKAIERHRLESELRRTELQYRTLVALASDAIFVEEVDSGRLLDANARAEELTGRSRRELLATTMSSLCPPEEQGKLERLRQLALRGKVSAVDELGLLHSDGHEVYAEVSSSVVDLGDKRVIQTIMRDVTQRRRLEQQILLSKKRLQAAFDGIQDMIAVVDQRHTIVMANRHLAAQCKVPPNELIGSRCYTALFRRSSPCEDCPTLRVLHEGQTQFEEREIGEAIFHLWCYPMPGLDGRPELVVEHVKDVTEQKRIEQHLIQSEKLATVGMLSSGIAHELRNPLNIIESARYYLQETLTDVDAEVREKLEMIQRNVRRAATIINNLLEFSRRSAHELELFDVRRVVDSTLILLEKELASRQIRLVREQAEEERLPRVCFNLDSLKQVFLNIILNAIQAMPEGGVLRIAPRLTDDGRWVEVDVSDTGCGISADELKYLFTPFYTTKKVGEGTGLGLYISRSIIRRYGGDIAVQSQIGQGSTFTVRLPVAEAEQAPPPATQTEGRQ comes from the coding sequence GTGAAGAAAGAAACTGCGACAAGAATCCTGATCGTTGAGGATGACGAAGCGCAGGCGCGCCTGATGCGCCTGGCCATCGAGCGCGGCGATCTCGGGTGCAGTATAGAGCTCGCGGCCAATGGCGGCGAGGCGCTGGACATGGTGCGCCGGGGGCGCTACGCGGCCGTGGTCCTGGACTACAACCTGCCGGTCATGGACGGCCTGGCCCTTATGCAGGCCTTGGAGCGGGAAAAGATCGTCGTCCCGGTCATCATGACCACCGGAGAGGGGAGCGAAGAGGTGGCAGTTGAGGCCATGAAGCGCGGCGCCTACGACTACCTCATCAAGCGGCCGGGCTACCTTGAAGTTTTGCCGCGCGTGGTCGCCAAGGCCATCGAGCGCCACCGCTTAGAGAGCGAACTCCGCAGGACAGAACTCCAGTACCGCACCCTGGTGGCCTTGGCCTCGGACGCTATTTTCGTGGAGGAGGTGGACAGCGGTCGCCTGCTCGACGCCAATGCGCGCGCCGAAGAGCTCACCGGGCGCAGCCGCCGCGAACTGCTGGCCACGACCATGTCGTCGCTCTGCCCGCCGGAAGAACAGGGCAAGCTGGAGCGCCTGCGGCAACTGGCTCTGCGCGGCAAGGTGAGCGCCGTTGATGAGCTCGGCCTCCTGCACAGCGACGGCCACGAGGTCTATGCCGAGGTGAGCAGCAGCGTGGTGGACCTGGGCGACAAGCGGGTCATCCAGACCATCATGCGCGACGTCACGCAGCGGCGTCGCCTCGAGCAGCAGATCCTGCTCAGCAAGAAGCGCCTGCAAGCAGCGTTCGACGGCATCCAGGACATGATTGCCGTGGTGGACCAGCGCCACACCATCGTCATGGCCAACCGGCACCTGGCAGCGCAATGCAAGGTCCCGCCCAACGAGCTGATCGGCAGCCGCTGCTACACAGCCCTGTTTCGACGTTCCTCCCCTTGCGAGGACTGCCCCACTCTCCGCGTCCTGCACGAAGGGCAGACGCAATTCGAGGAGCGGGAAATAGGCGAGGCGATTTTCCACCTCTGGTGCTATCCGATGCCCGGACTTGACGGGCGGCCGGAGCTGGTGGTGGAGCACGTCAAGGACGTCACCGAGCAGAAGCGCATCGAGCAGCACCTCATCCAGTCGGAGAAGTTGGCCACAGTGGGCATGCTCTCCTCGGGCATCGCCCACGAGTTGCGCAACCCCCTCAACATCATCGAGTCTGCCCGCTACTACCTGCAAGAGACGCTGACCGATGTGGATGCCGAGGTGCGCGAGAAGTTGGAAATGATCCAGCGCAACGTGCGGCGGGCTGCCACCATCATCAACAACCTGTTGGAGTTTTCTCGGCGCTCTGCACACGAGCTCGAGCTGTTCGATGTGCGGCGCGTCGTCGACAGCACGCTTATCCTTCTGGAAAAGGAGCTGGCTTCTCGCCAGATCCGGCTTGTGCGCGAACAGGCAGAGGAGGAGCGGCTGCCGCGCGTCTGCTTCAACTTGGACTCCTTGAAGCAGGTGTTCCTCAACATCATCCTCAATGCCATCCAGGCTATGCCGGAAGGGGGTGTGCTGCGCATAGCCCCACGCCTCACAGACGATGGCCGATGGGTGGAGGTCGATGTCAGCGACACCGGTTGCGGGATATCCGCTGACGAGTTGAAATACCTGTTTACCCCGTTCTACACCACCAAGAAGGTCGGGGAGGGCACGGGATTGGGCCTCTACATCTCCCGCTCGATCATCAGGCGCTATGGCGGCGACATCGCCGTGCAGAGCCAGATCGGACAGGGCAGCACCTTCACTGTGCGGCTGCCCGTGGCCGAGGCCGAACAGGCACCGCCGCCTGCCACGCAGACGGAGGGGCGTCAATAG
- a CDS encoding polyprenyl synthetase family protein, translating into MEKHAFCRPIEAELQLFEDAFRSVLTSDVSLINDVAVHLAVHRGKRLRPILAFLACGLHGAAPRAALRSALAVELLHTATLVHDDVVDSSLLRRGAPTVNGLWSNRIAILVGDLLFSRALATLLDSGDVRALRLLSDATFRMSRGELLQEEHGRDYRLMGQNYFRVVSDKTAALISACCQLGAMAAGASEVELHTMDQLGENLGIAFQIRDDILDYVGDQETLGKPIGSDILNNKITLPLLYALRDAEPQVAQEVMSQIQSREKKRVEMVIAFVRQHGGLAYCEEQAQSYLRQAESCLEGYGSSPYKAALQELLRYVGTREK; encoded by the coding sequence TTGGAGAAGCACGCGTTCTGTCGGCCCATAGAGGCCGAGCTACAGCTTTTCGAAGATGCGTTTCGTTCGGTGCTCACCTCCGACGTCTCGCTCATCAACGACGTTGCCGTCCACCTGGCCGTGCACCGCGGGAAGCGTCTGCGGCCGATTCTCGCCTTTCTCGCCTGCGGACTGCATGGAGCTGCTCCGCGGGCGGCACTGAGGTCTGCGCTGGCGGTGGAGCTTTTGCATACTGCCACCCTGGTGCACGACGACGTGGTAGACTCTTCCCTTCTGCGGCGCGGCGCTCCCACCGTCAACGGCTTGTGGAGCAACCGCATCGCCATTCTTGTCGGTGACCTGTTGTTTTCGCGCGCCCTTGCCACTTTGCTGGATAGCGGCGATGTGCGGGCCTTGCGGCTGCTTTCAGATGCGACCTTCCGCATGAGCCGCGGCGAACTGCTCCAAGAGGAACACGGCCGTGACTACCGCCTCATGGGGCAGAACTACTTCCGCGTCGTGTCCGACAAGACGGCGGCGCTCATCTCCGCCTGCTGCCAACTGGGGGCAATGGCCGCGGGCGCCAGCGAGGTGGAGCTGCACACCATGGACCAGTTGGGCGAGAACCTGGGCATCGCTTTCCAAATTCGTGACGATATCCTCGACTATGTCGGCGACCAGGAGACGCTGGGCAAGCCCATCGGTAGTGACATCCTGAACAACAAGATCACCCTGCCGCTCCTCTATGCGTTGCGCGACGCTGAGCCGCAGGTCGCGCAGGAAGTTATGTCGCAGATCCAATCTCGGGAAAAGAAGCGGGTGGAGATGGTCATCGCGTTTGTCCGGCAGCATGGCGGCCTGGCTTACTGCGAAGAGCAGGCGCAGTCTTACCTTCGCCAGGCCGAGTCGTGCCTGGAGGGCTATGGAAGTTCGCCATACAAGGCGGCATTGCAGGAGTTGCTCCGCTATGTGGGCACGCGCGAGAAGTAG
- a CDS encoding FAD:protein FMN transferase, which yields MLSALLVACARHEPVQETRVLMDTFATITVYDRDKSREAMLRAVDAAFEGMLEVELRTSCYRDSSEVSKVNRAAPRPVEASPLLCACLEEARRVSLLSDGAFDVTVGPLMRLWDFLSDHPRVPDSAAIRALLPLVDFRRVHLEAGRVWLDEPGMALDLGGIAKGLAVDVAIDSLRAHGITDAMVDARSNLRTLASALTAGKRRVWIRHPRDNSKLFARFRMDEGCVATSGDYERFFMSDSLRYHHILDPHTGWPARSCASVTVIANSAMEADALSTALFVLGPERGLALAERLPGVEAVVLIDNHGSLEWQATAGLRDRLEVVKN from the coding sequence ATGCTCAGCGCGTTGCTGGTCGCCTGTGCGCGGCACGAGCCGGTGCAAGAGACGCGCGTGCTCATGGATACCTTCGCCACCATCACCGTGTACGACCGCGACAAGAGCCGCGAGGCCATGCTCCGGGCCGTCGACGCCGCCTTTGAGGGGATGCTCGAGGTGGAGCTGCGCACCAGCTGCTACCGCGACAGCAGCGAAGTCAGCAAGGTCAACCGAGCTGCGCCGCGCCCAGTGGAAGCAAGCCCCTTGCTGTGCGCCTGCCTTGAGGAGGCGCGACGCGTGAGCCTCCTTTCCGATGGCGCCTTTGATGTGACTGTGGGGCCGCTCATGCGCCTGTGGGATTTCCTCAGTGATCACCCGCGCGTGCCGGACTCGGCGGCCATCAGAGCGTTGCTCCCCTTAGTGGATTTTCGCCGCGTGCACCTGGAGGCCGGCCGCGTTTGGCTGGATGAGCCGGGCATGGCCCTGGACCTGGGGGGCATCGCCAAGGGGCTCGCGGTAGATGTGGCCATCGACTCGCTGCGCGCCCATGGTATCACCGACGCCATGGTCGACGCGCGCAGCAACCTGCGTACGCTGGCCAGCGCGCTCACCGCGGGCAAGCGGCGCGTGTGGATCCGCCATCCGCGGGACAATAGCAAGCTCTTCGCCCGCTTCCGCATGGATGAGGGATGTGTGGCCACCTCCGGGGACTATGAGCGGTTTTTCATGAGCGATTCGCTGCGGTACCACCACATTCTCGACCCGCACACGGGCTGGCCTGCACGGTCGTGTGCCAGCGTCACGGTGATCGCCAACTCGGCCATGGAAGCGGACGCGCTCTCTACGGCCCTGTTTGTGCTGGGGCCTGAGCGCGGCCTCGCCTTGGCCGAACGACTGCCTGGAGTCGAGGCCGTCGTGCTCATCGACAACCATGGTTCTTTGGAGTGGCAGGCCACCGCAGGGCTGCGGGACAGGCTGGAGGTCGTCAAGAACTGA
- a CDS encoding SDR family oxidoreductase: protein MPTTLVTGGAGFLGSHLCEYLLNKGHNVIAMDNLITGTVANIEHLQCERFRFIKHDVTEYIYVAGKIDYVLHFASPASPLDYLQLPIQTLKVGALGTHKALGLAKEKGARFLLASTSEVYGDPLIHPQSEDYWGNVNPVGPRGVYDEAKRFAEALTMAYHRYHGLDTRIARIFNTYGPCMRPHDGRAIPTFIPQALRGEPITVFGDGKQTRSFCYVSDQIEGLYRLLMSDCVDPVNIGNPQELTIMELAETIVRLTGNKSPIVRKPLPVDDPKVRQPDISKAKQLLGWEPKVGLEEGLRLTIDWFKKKLAE, encoded by the coding sequence ATGCCGACGACTCTGGTAACGGGAGGAGCGGGTTTCCTTGGCTCGCATCTATGCGAGTATCTGTTGAACAAGGGGCACAACGTCATTGCCATGGACAACCTCATCACCGGCACGGTGGCGAACATCGAGCACTTGCAGTGCGAGCGCTTTCGCTTCATCAAACACGACGTGACCGAGTACATCTACGTGGCGGGGAAGATCGACTATGTGCTGCACTTCGCCTCGCCGGCAAGTCCTTTGGACTACCTGCAGCTTCCGATCCAGACGCTGAAGGTGGGAGCATTGGGCACGCACAAGGCTTTGGGCCTGGCCAAGGAAAAGGGCGCCCGTTTCCTCTTGGCCTCCACCTCCGAGGTCTATGGAGATCCGCTCATCCACCCGCAGAGTGAGGACTACTGGGGCAACGTAAATCCCGTGGGGCCACGTGGTGTGTACGACGAGGCCAAGCGCTTTGCCGAGGCCCTCACCATGGCCTACCACCGCTATCACGGCCTGGACACGCGCATTGCGCGCATCTTCAACACCTACGGCCCGTGCATGCGTCCCCACGACGGCCGGGCCATCCCGACCTTCATCCCGCAGGCCTTGCGCGGGGAGCCGATCACCGTCTTCGGGGACGGCAAGCAGACCAGGAGCTTCTGCTACGTCTCCGACCAGATCGAAGGCCTGTACCGCCTGTTGATGTCCGATTGTGTGGATCCGGTCAACATCGGCAATCCGCAGGAGCTGACCATCATGGAGCTTGCCGAGACAATCGTGCGGCTGACGGGGAACAAGAGCCCCATCGTGCGCAAGCCGCTCCCCGTGGACGATCCCAAGGTGCGGCAACCCGACATCAGCAAGGCCAAGCAGCTCTTGGGCTGGGAGCCAAAGGTGGGGTTGGAGGAGGGGCTGCGCTTGACCATCGACTGGTTCAAGAAAAAGTTGGCGGAATAG
- the waaF gene encoding lipopolysaccharide heptosyltransferase II: protein MSRRTTQAPPPGRILVIRLSSIGDIVLASPLLRALHNAFPEAAVDFVVKEKFADLVRFSPYVHRVHVLPEGGGLRELRALRRSLKAHGYELVVDLHKNFRSYYLRTGLRGARTVTYRKWRWARAVLIAAKKNLYPGIVPVHQRYLAAVAPLGVCDDGEGPEFFIDPAAGARVRKLLSRAGFLSRPMRVAVVPGAGFFTKRWLPERFAEVADALAARHGRGTLLLGDANDRPIAAEVLAHMQHKPVDMVGALSLMESAAALSCCDLVLCNDTGLMHIATALRKKVVAIFGPTTEELGFFPFGPRSRVVQKELPCRPCSHIGSRRCPKRHFRCMRDISAAEVLAAAEGLLAQES, encoded by the coding sequence ATGAGCAGACGCACAACCCAGGCGCCGCCGCCAGGCCGGATTCTGGTCATTCGCCTCAGCTCGATTGGGGACATCGTCCTGGCCAGTCCGCTGTTGCGCGCCCTGCACAATGCCTTCCCGGAGGCGGCAGTGGATTTTGTCGTCAAGGAGAAGTTTGCCGACCTCGTTCGCTTTTCGCCTTATGTGCACCGAGTGCACGTGCTGCCAGAAGGAGGGGGGTTGCGTGAGCTGCGCGCCCTCAGACGCTCGCTCAAGGCGCACGGCTACGAGCTGGTCGTGGACCTTCACAAGAACTTCCGTAGCTACTACTTGCGCACTGGCTTGCGGGGCGCACGAACCGTGACTTACCGGAAGTGGCGCTGGGCTCGGGCCGTGCTCATTGCCGCCAAGAAGAACCTCTATCCGGGCATTGTCCCCGTCCACCAGCGCTATCTGGCCGCGGTGGCACCTTTGGGCGTGTGCGATGATGGGGAGGGCCCCGAATTCTTCATTGACCCGGCTGCCGGCGCGCGGGTGAGGAAATTGCTCAGTAGGGCCGGTTTTCTGTCCCGCCCGATGCGCGTGGCGGTGGTGCCTGGTGCTGGCTTCTTTACCAAGCGCTGGCTGCCCGAACGGTTTGCCGAGGTGGCGGATGCTCTTGCCGCAAGGCATGGCCGTGGCACGCTGCTGCTGGGCGATGCAAATGACCGGCCCATCGCCGCGGAGGTGCTTGCGCACATGCAGCACAAGCCGGTGGACATGGTGGGCGCACTGTCGTTGATGGAGAGCGCCGCGGCCCTGAGCTGCTGCGACCTCGTGCTGTGCAACGACACGGGCCTGATGCACATCGCCACCGCGCTGCGGAAGAAAGTCGTGGCCATCTTTGGGCCGACCACCGAGGAGCTCGGGTTTTTCCCCTTCGGGCCCCGGTCGCGGGTGGTGCAGAAGGAGCTGCCGTGTCGCCCATGTTCCCACATCGGCTCGCGGCGCTGCCCAAAGCGGCACTTTCGCTGCATGCGCGACATCTCGGCCGCCGAAGTGCTGGCGGCAGCAGAGGGGCTATTGGCACAGGAGAGTTGA
- the rsfS gene encoding ribosome silencing factor produces the protein MSDPKTLALRIADLSLDKKASSVLVMDLRGLCSFTDYFVLCTGASDTQVKAITDHIEEELSKERIEPWHREGYTHLRWVILDYIDVVAHIFQPEVREFYGLEQLWGDAQIITISEDSMESTRR, from the coding sequence TTGTCCGACCCTAAGACTCTGGCCCTGCGCATTGCCGACCTTTCGTTGGACAAGAAAGCCTCTTCGGTCTTGGTGATGGACCTGCGGGGCCTCTGCTCGTTCACCGACTATTTCGTGCTCTGCACCGGAGCATCAGACACGCAGGTCAAGGCCATTACCGATCACATCGAGGAGGAGCTGAGCAAGGAGCGCATCGAGCCGTGGCACCGGGAAGGCTACACGCATCTGCGCTGGGTGATTCTGGACTACATCGACGTGGTGGCACACATCTTCCAGCCGGAAGTGCGCGAATTCTACGGCCTGGAGCAGTTGTGGGGGGATGCGCAGATTATCACCATTTCTGAAGACAGCATGGAATCGACACGAAGATGA